The Anolis carolinensis isolate JA03-04 chromosome 1, rAnoCar3.1.pri, whole genome shotgun sequence genome window below encodes:
- the LOC134295587 gene encoding cell division cycle-associated protein 4-like isoform X1, translating into MGEDEGLHQTQLLDTMFVRGLKRKCIDGEEDIEGTLAGFKAIPSYNLQRQSLLDMSLVKLQLCHMLVEPNLYRSVLIANTVRQIQEEMTQDGTWQMINAQNSGPSSLDRLVSTDILCRSSKEQAEEKFIQGYNGFSKDFEDTQTQEGEEILRPPLQAPRNLPTNMWEMESPPENRGNFHKSLDQIFETLETKTPDSVEDLFSEVDSSYYNLDTVLTGMMGSTKMGHCDVLETFPQAAANPNSNCKSDLNELDHFVEILVES; encoded by the coding sequence GACACAATGTTTGTACGTGGACTAAAAAGGAAGTGCATTGATGGAGAAGAAGATATCGAAGGAACATTAGCTGGCTTCAAAGCTATTCCTTCATATAACCTTCAGCGCCAGTCACTGCTAGACATGTCTTTGGTCAAACTTCAGCTGTGCCATATGCTTGTTGAACCTAATTTATACCGCTCGGTACTTATAGCCAATACAGTACGACAGATCCAAGAAGAAATGACCCAGGATGGAACTTGGCAGATGATAAATGCACAGAATTCAGGGCCATCCTCTCTGGACCGTTTAGTTTCAACAGATATTCTCTGCCGTTCCTCAAAGGAGCAGGCTGAAGAGAAGTTTATTCAAGGTTATAATGGCTTCTCAAAAGACTTTgaggacacacaaacacaagagGGTGAAGAAATTTTAAGACCTCCACTACAAGCTCCCAGAAACCTGCCTACTAACATGTGGGAAATGGAGAGCCCTCCAGAAAATAGAGGAAATTTTCATAAATCTTTAGATCAAATCTTTGAAACCTTAGAAACAAAAACTCCTGACTCGGTTGAAGACCTTTTTTCAGAGGTTGACAGTTCATATTATAATCTTGACACAGTATTAACAGGAATGATGGGCAGTACAAAAATGGGACATTGTGATGTACTTGAAACATTTCCTCAAGCAGCAGCAAATCCTAATTCTAATTGTAAATCTGACCTTAATGAGCTTGATCATTTTGTGGAGATTCTTGTTGAATCTTGA
- the LOC134295587 gene encoding cell division cycle-associated protein 4-like isoform X2, with protein MFVRGLKRKCIDGEEDIEGTLAGFKAIPSYNLQRQSLLDMSLVKLQLCHMLVEPNLYRSVLIANTVRQIQEEMTQDGTWQMINAQNSGPSSLDRLVSTDILCRSSKEQAEEKFIQGYNGFSKDFEDTQTQEGEEILRPPLQAPRNLPTNMWEMESPPENRGNFHKSLDQIFETLETKTPDSVEDLFSEVDSSYYNLDTVLTGMMGSTKMGHCDVLETFPQAAANPNSNCKSDLNELDHFVEILVES; from the coding sequence ATGTTTGTACGTGGACTAAAAAGGAAGTGCATTGATGGAGAAGAAGATATCGAAGGAACATTAGCTGGCTTCAAAGCTATTCCTTCATATAACCTTCAGCGCCAGTCACTGCTAGACATGTCTTTGGTCAAACTTCAGCTGTGCCATATGCTTGTTGAACCTAATTTATACCGCTCGGTACTTATAGCCAATACAGTACGACAGATCCAAGAAGAAATGACCCAGGATGGAACTTGGCAGATGATAAATGCACAGAATTCAGGGCCATCCTCTCTGGACCGTTTAGTTTCAACAGATATTCTCTGCCGTTCCTCAAAGGAGCAGGCTGAAGAGAAGTTTATTCAAGGTTATAATGGCTTCTCAAAAGACTTTgaggacacacaaacacaagagGGTGAAGAAATTTTAAGACCTCCACTACAAGCTCCCAGAAACCTGCCTACTAACATGTGGGAAATGGAGAGCCCTCCAGAAAATAGAGGAAATTTTCATAAATCTTTAGATCAAATCTTTGAAACCTTAGAAACAAAAACTCCTGACTCGGTTGAAGACCTTTTTTCAGAGGTTGACAGTTCATATTATAATCTTGACACAGTATTAACAGGAATGATGGGCAGTACAAAAATGGGACATTGTGATGTACTTGAAACATTTCCTCAAGCAGCAGCAAATCCTAATTCTAATTGTAAATCTGACCTTAATGAGCTTGATCATTTTGTGGAGATTCTTGTTGAATCTTGA